One Takifugu flavidus isolate HTHZ2018 unplaced genomic scaffold, ASM371156v2 ctg816, whole genome shotgun sequence genomic region harbors:
- the LOC130521237 gene encoding immunoglobulin lambda-1 light chain-like, with translation MLESLCTLITALTCVSAVTVLTQKPTVVSLSRGESVTMDCNLGTISNSDARWYKQVPGGVPQFVLSWYHGSSSVTYGSGFSSPRFTSTHQSTSDYRLMINNLEEGDSAVYYCGTWDGSVSEVVFGPGTKLIVTSSSLPPPVLTVFPPSRAELQSNKVTLVCLSRLSAPLAEVSWLLGDTSVSSGISTSTPVQQADQTFQISSHLSILTSDWDAQKVYTCKVSVGSQTAEKSLKKSECEE, from the exons atgctggagagcctctgcactctcatcactgctctaacat gtgtgagtgctgtgacggtgctgacacagaagcccactgttgtgtctctgagcagaggggagtcagtcaccatggactgtaacctgggaactATTAGTAACAGTGATGCTCGctggtataaacaggttccaggaggagttcctcagtttgTACTCAGCTGGTATCACGGCTCAAGTTCTGTCAcatatggttctggtttctcgtctccaagattcacttctactcatcagtcaacatcagattatcgtttgatgatcaataatctggaggaaGGAGACTCGGCAGTCTATTACTGTGGAACATGGGACGGCTCTGTTAGTGAG GTGGTATTCGGACCAGGAACCAAGCTGATTGTCACCA gctccagcctccctcctcctgtcctgacagtcttccctccgtccagagctgagctccagtccaacaaagtcactctggtctgtctgtccagactctctgcacctttagcagaggtgagctggttgcttggtgacacttcagtgagcagcgggatctccaccagcactcctgtccaacaagcagaccagactttccaaatcagcagccatctgtccatcctgacgtCAGACTGGGACGCGCAGAAGGTTTACACCTGTAAAGTGTCTGTGggctcccagactgcagagaaaagcctcAAGAAGTCAGAGTGTGAAGaatag